A window of the Dyadobacter pollutisoli genome harbors these coding sequences:
- a CDS encoding FKBP-type peptidyl-prolyl cis-trans isomerase: MKQAQAGDQVQVHYKGTLPDGQLFDSSEGREPLSFLLGSGQVIKGFDDGVTGMEIGNKKTIHIPNAEAYGPVNEDMIINFERNQIPADIPLEVGGTLNMHQDGGQVIPVVIREVTEEYVILDANHPLAGQDLIFELELVGIN; this comes from the coding sequence ATGAAGCAGGCGCAGGCAGGTGATCAAGTACAGGTTCATTACAAAGGAACCTTACCAGACGGGCAACTTTTTGATTCTTCGGAAGGACGTGAACCATTAAGCTTTCTACTTGGAAGCGGACAGGTGATAAAAGGATTTGATGACGGCGTAACGGGAATGGAAATTGGCAACAAAAAAACCATCCATATCCCTAACGCTGAGGCTTATGGCCCCGTCAACGAAGATATGATCATTAATTTTGAACGAAACCAGATACCTGCTGACATTCCTTTGGAAGTAGGCGGTACACTCAACATGCACCAGGATGGCGGACAGGTAATCCCTGTGGTGATCAGAGAGGTGACAGAAGAATATGTTATTTTGGATGCAAATCATCCGCTAGCCGGCCAGGACCTGATTTTTGAACTGGAATTGGTAGGGATCAATTAA
- the proS gene encoding proline--tRNA ligase, which yields MSKALPTRSENYSEWYNELVKRADLAENSAVRGCMVIKPYGYSIWEKMQRALDDMFKETGHSNAYFPLFIPKSYLSKEASHVEGFAKECAVVTHYRLKNDPNGKGVIVDPDAKLEEELIVRPTSETVIWSTYKNWIQSYRDLPLLINQWANVVRWEMRTRLFLRTAEFLWQEGHTAHATAAEAIAETKQMLEVYATFAEEWMALPVVKGVKTANERFAGAEDTYCIEALMQDGKALQAGTSHFLGQNFATAFDVKFQDKEGKLEHVWGTSWGVSTRLMGALIMAHSDDSGLVLPPKLAPIQVVIVPIYKNEEQLAQISEKVSEITKQLKKLGISVKYDNSDAYKPGYKFAEYELKGVPVRLALGGRDLENGTVEVARRDTKTKETVSLDGIASYIQDLLDNIQDSIYNKALAFRKENTFSVDTFEEFNEVLDNKGGFVLAHWDGTSETEEKIKEETKATIRCIPLDQEAEAGVCIYSGKPSAGRVVFARAY from the coding sequence ATGAGTAAAGCCCTGCCAACCCGAAGTGAAAATTACTCCGAATGGTACAATGAGTTAGTAAAAAGAGCCGATTTGGCCGAAAATTCCGCGGTGAGAGGCTGTATGGTTATTAAACCTTATGGTTACTCGATCTGGGAAAAAATGCAGCGCGCATTGGATGATATGTTCAAAGAGACCGGACATTCCAATGCATATTTCCCTCTTTTTATCCCAAAATCTTATCTGAGTAAAGAAGCATCACACGTTGAGGGTTTCGCCAAAGAGTGTGCTGTTGTTACCCACTACAGATTAAAAAATGATCCCAACGGAAAAGGTGTGATCGTGGACCCGGACGCAAAGCTGGAAGAGGAGCTGATCGTGCGCCCTACGTCTGAAACTGTCATATGGAGTACTTATAAAAACTGGATACAGTCTTATCGCGACCTTCCGCTGCTCATTAATCAATGGGCCAATGTCGTGCGTTGGGAAATGCGTACGCGCCTTTTCCTGCGTACGGCTGAGTTCCTTTGGCAGGAAGGCCATACAGCGCACGCTACTGCTGCGGAGGCGATCGCAGAGACCAAACAAATGCTTGAAGTATACGCGACTTTTGCGGAGGAATGGATGGCTTTGCCAGTTGTTAAAGGCGTAAAAACCGCTAACGAACGCTTTGCAGGAGCAGAAGACACCTATTGTATCGAGGCATTAATGCAAGATGGGAAAGCACTTCAAGCAGGTACTTCCCATTTTCTAGGCCAGAATTTCGCTACTGCGTTTGATGTTAAATTCCAGGACAAAGAAGGCAAGCTGGAACATGTTTGGGGAACTTCCTGGGGTGTTAGCACCCGTCTGATGGGTGCTCTGATCATGGCGCACTCGGACGACAGTGGACTCGTGCTGCCTCCCAAGCTGGCCCCTATCCAGGTGGTGATCGTTCCGATTTATAAAAACGAGGAACAACTTGCCCAGATTTCTGAAAAAGTGAGTGAAATCACCAAGCAGCTTAAAAAACTGGGTATCAGCGTAAAATACGATAATAGCGACGCTTATAAGCCAGGCTATAAATTTGCGGAATATGAACTGAAAGGTGTTCCTGTAAGACTGGCACTGGGCGGCCGTGATCTTGAAAATGGTACTGTTGAAGTAGCAAGAAGGGACACAAAAACCAAAGAGACGGTTTCTTTGGATGGCATTGCTTCTTACATTCAGGACCTGCTCGACAACATTCAGGATTCGATTTACAATAAAGCACTGGCGTTTAGAAAAGAAAATACTTTCAGCGTAGATACATTCGAAGAATTTAACGAGGTACTGGACAACAAAGGAGGCTTTGTGCTGGCACATTGGGATGGAACTTCGGAGACAGAAGAAAAAATTAAGGAGGAAACCAAAGCTACCATCCGTTGTATTCCACTCGATCAGGAAGCGGAGGCAGGTGTTTGTATTTACTCTGGAAAACCGTCCGCCGGAAGAGTTGTCTTCGCCCGGGCATATTAA